Within the Bacteroidia bacterium genome, the region CCTTCCGCATACAAAAGTTCGCCCAAATAATGGAGCTTGGTTCCACCTTTAACCTTTGCCATCATCTTATCCTTATCTACAGAAATGAGACCCTGATAATTGTCAAGGCTCATCAGGATTTCGTTCGTTTCACAAAGTCGGGTAAATGAGTGCCCTGTACCAATAAGGCGGATGCTCTGCTTATTTTCAGCAGCTTTTTGTACGATTTCTTGAATTGATTGCTCAGAATCAGGTTTCAGGACCTGAGTCGGTTGCCATTGGACGCTTCCGGACCAGTTACGCATGTAGTAGGTATTTTCGGAAATTTACAGCTTCATTTCCGGAATTTCACCTTCTACAATCAAAGTTCCTTCAGTTGCAGCCTTAATTTCCTCAACAGAAACGCCTGGAGCTCTTTCAATTAGCTTAAAACCCTCAGGCGTTACATCAAGAACGGCCATATTGGTGACAATCTTTTTCACGCAGGAAACACCGGTAAGTGGCAAGCTACATGCTTTGAGCAATTTGGACTTGCCTTTACGGTTGGTATGAGTCATGGCTACGATGATGTTTTCGGCTGAAGCAACCAAATCCATGGCGCCTCCCATACCTTTGACCATTTTACCCGGAATTTTCCAGTTTGCAATGTCTCCATTCTCTGAAACCTCCATAGCTCCCAATACCGTAAGCTGTACATGCTGCCCTCGGATCATGGCAAAACTGGTGGATGAATCAAAAAT harbors:
- a CDS encoding CoA transferase subunit B; this encodes MLDRNQIAQRIAQELENGWYVNLGIGIPTLIANYIPEGIEVEFQSENGILGMGPFPFEGEEDADLINAGKQTITAMPGASIFDSSTSFAMIRGQHVQLTVLGAMEVSENGDIANWKIPGKMVKGMGGAMDLVASAENIIVAMTHTNRKGKSKLLKACSLPLTGVSCVKKIVTNMAVLDVTPEGFKLIERAPGVSVEEIKAATEGTLIVEGEIPEMKL